Proteins from a genomic interval of Rhodococcus rhodochrous:
- a CDS encoding LLM class F420-dependent oxidoreductase yields the protein MRIGMGLNYSGGFAETAAEVADLEKAGLDIVFVPEAYSFDAVSQLGYLAAKTTRVELASGILQLFTRTPTLTAMTAAGLDFVSDGRFVLGIGASGPQVIEGFHGVPYNAPLGRTREIVDICRQVWRREKVDHQGKYYQIPLPAERGTGLGKPLKIINKPVRERIPIIIASLGPKNVEMTAEIAEGWQPLFYYPEKAAEVWGESIAKGKAKRDPALGDLQIYAQTALAIGDDVDHMLDWVRPMVALYVGGMGAKGKNFYNDLAIRYGYAKEAETIQELYLAGKKEEAAAAVPVDLLRSISLIGSEGFVRERVAAFAEAGVTTLNVTPFAADTAGRVRLIEQLRQICG from the coding sequence ATGCGCATCGGAATGGGACTGAACTACAGCGGAGGTTTCGCGGAGACCGCGGCGGAGGTGGCCGACCTGGAAAAGGCCGGCCTCGATATCGTGTTCGTGCCCGAGGCCTATTCGTTCGATGCGGTGAGCCAGCTCGGCTATCTGGCGGCCAAGACCACGCGCGTGGAGCTCGCCTCGGGAATTCTCCAGTTGTTCACCCGGACACCGACGCTCACAGCGATGACGGCCGCCGGCCTGGACTTCGTCTCCGACGGTCGCTTCGTGCTCGGTATCGGTGCGTCCGGGCCGCAGGTTATCGAAGGTTTCCACGGTGTTCCCTACAACGCGCCGCTGGGCCGCACGCGCGAGATCGTCGACATCTGCCGACAGGTGTGGCGCCGCGAGAAGGTCGACCACCAGGGCAAGTACTACCAGATCCCGCTGCCCGCCGAGCGTGGCACCGGGCTCGGCAAGCCGCTGAAGATCATCAACAAGCCTGTGCGCGAGCGCATCCCGATCATCATCGCATCGCTCGGTCCGAAGAACGTCGAGATGACCGCGGAAATCGCCGAAGGGTGGCAGCCGCTGTTCTACTACCCGGAGAAGGCCGCCGAGGTGTGGGGCGAATCGATCGCCAAGGGCAAGGCCAAGCGCGATCCGGCGCTCGGCGACCTGCAGATCTACGCGCAGACCGCGCTGGCGATCGGCGACGATGTCGACCACATGCTCGACTGGGTCCGGCCCATGGTCGCGCTCTACGTCGGCGGCATGGGTGCCAAGGGCAAGAACTTCTACAACGACCTCGCGATCCGGTACGGCTACGCGAAGGAAGCCGAGACCATCCAGGAGCTCTACCTCGCCGGAAAGAAGGAGGAGGCGGCCGCGGCGGTGCCCGTCGATCTGCTCCGCTCGATCTCCCTGATCGGTTCGGAGGGCTTCGTGCGCGAGCGGGTCGCGGCCTTCGCGGAGGCCGGGGTCACCACCCTCAACGTCACCCCGTTCGCGGCCGACACCGCAGGTCGCGTGCGACTGATCGAACAGCTGCGGCAGATCTGCGGCTGA
- a CDS encoding universal stress protein — MTENKPIVVAVDGSDASTTAVNWAARTAGIRGLPLRIVTVVHIPAFYYSEPYLAQSFHEEMKATARDRLDNAAVLARQIIDENRHGNVEVTTEQLEGKVVPTLIAQAEHADRLVVGSRGLGEVKGLLAGSVSTAVVSHATAPVVVVRGRTLDGAPPAKGPVVVGVDGSVSCRDAVEVAFEEASARGATLVAVNVWSDVSVQPSLGAVPEDPHWSRIQTGEEIVLAERLAGYQERYPDVTVERVVARDRPVRVLSEYAEAAQLLVVGTRGRGGFKGLLLGSTSNALIQTADCPVLVVRSKETED, encoded by the coding sequence ATGACCGAGAACAAGCCGATCGTCGTGGCCGTCGACGGATCCGACGCGTCCACGACCGCGGTGAACTGGGCGGCACGGACGGCCGGGATCCGCGGCCTGCCGCTGCGCATCGTCACCGTCGTGCACATCCCCGCCTTCTACTACTCCGAGCCATACCTCGCGCAGAGCTTCCACGAGGAGATGAAGGCGACGGCCCGCGACAGGCTCGACAACGCGGCCGTGCTCGCCCGGCAGATCATCGACGAGAACCGTCACGGGAACGTCGAGGTCACCACCGAGCAGCTCGAAGGCAAGGTCGTTCCCACGCTCATCGCGCAGGCCGAGCACGCCGACCGGCTCGTCGTCGGATCGCGCGGCCTCGGTGAGGTGAAGGGCCTGCTCGCCGGTTCGGTCTCCACGGCGGTCGTCTCGCACGCGACGGCGCCCGTCGTCGTGGTGCGGGGTCGCACCCTCGACGGTGCGCCGCCGGCAAAGGGGCCCGTCGTGGTCGGTGTCGACGGATCGGTCTCGTGCCGCGACGCGGTGGAGGTCGCGTTCGAGGAGGCCTCCGCACGCGGCGCGACGCTCGTCGCGGTGAACGTGTGGAGCGACGTCAGCGTCCAGCCCTCGCTCGGGGCCGTCCCCGAGGACCCGCACTGGAGCCGGATCCAGACCGGCGAGGAGATCGTGCTCGCCGAACGTCTCGCCGGTTACCAGGAGCGGTACCCGGACGTCACCGTCGAACGTGTCGTCGCCCGCGACCGGCCGGTGCGGGTGCTCAGCGAATATGCCGAGGCCGCACAGCTTCTCGTGGTCGGAACCCGCGGACGCGGCGGTTTCAAGGGGTTGCTGCTCGGCTCCACGAGCAACGCGCTCATCCAGACCGCGGACTGCCCGGTCCTCGTCGTCCGGTCGAAGGAGACCGAGGACTGA
- a CDS encoding nitroreductase family protein, with amino-acid sequence MWDERADEEDLVTVDAGTWSLGDTEIIARAVVEAPSVHDTQPWNLHLPDHSAELEERLEFAEPGPDPLRVDRLISCGAALANLELAIRVLGNRSRTSVLPDPQRPELIARIETLGSGTPSSRDLRLYAAISHRRSHRESFTDIPVPTETLADVVAAAGAVPDVDVRLLATDEAVALAQVLAYAAETRRRHPHYQREMFSWTSHWQPRGNAEVVTTWSASLDEHGAAGEAMVTTGIPDVDALAAAIARESVLLFSAASTSPADLVRVGAAVERCWLAAIDARLSASVMTHPLRVEDAGSRLAEMLDLPVVPLVILRVGF; translated from the coding sequence ATGTGGGACGAACGAGCCGACGAGGAGGATCTCGTGACTGTCGATGCCGGAACCTGGTCGCTCGGTGACACCGAGATCATTGCGCGTGCGGTGGTGGAGGCACCCTCGGTGCACGACACGCAACCGTGGAATCTGCACCTGCCCGATCACAGCGCCGAACTGGAGGAACGCCTCGAATTCGCGGAACCGGGGCCGGACCCGCTGCGCGTCGACCGGTTGATCTCGTGCGGTGCGGCCCTCGCGAATCTCGAGCTCGCGATCCGGGTCCTCGGCAACCGCTCGCGCACCTCCGTGCTGCCCGATCCGCAACGTCCGGAGCTCATCGCCCGGATCGAGACTCTCGGCTCGGGTACCCCGAGCAGCCGCGACCTGCGGTTGTACGCCGCCATCTCGCACCGGCGCAGCCACCGCGAATCGTTCACCGACATCCCGGTGCCGACGGAGACGCTCGCCGACGTCGTCGCCGCGGCCGGGGCGGTACCCGACGTCGACGTGCGCCTGCTCGCCACCGACGAGGCCGTCGCCCTGGCCCAGGTGCTCGCCTACGCGGCGGAGACCCGCCGGCGTCACCCGCACTACCAGCGGGAGATGTTCTCGTGGACCTCCCACTGGCAGCCGCGCGGCAACGCCGAGGTGGTCACCACCTGGAGCGCGAGCCTCGACGAACACGGCGCGGCCGGCGAGGCCATGGTCACGACGGGGATCCCCGACGTCGATGCGCTGGCTGCGGCGATCGCGCGCGAATCGGTTCTCCTGTTCTCCGCCGCGTCCACATCGCCGGCGGATCTGGTCCGGGTCGGCGCGGCGGTGGAGCGGTGCTGGCTCGCGGCCATCGACGCGCGACTGTCGGCGTCGGTCATGACCCATCCCCTGCGCGTCGAGGACGCGGGCTCGCGCCTGGCCGAGATGCTCGACCTGCCGGTCGTGCCGCTGGTGATCCTGCGCGTGGGTTTCTGA
- a CDS encoding response regulator transcription factor, translating into MTRVFLVDDHEIVRRGLVDLLSSVPDFTVVGEAASVGEALARVPESGADVAVLDVRLPDGNGVELCRELRTRMPGLRALMLTSYADDEALFDAIMAGASGFVLKQILGTDLVSAIRTVGEGGSLLDSRATAALMERIRASRTADPLAELSEQERAVFELIGEGLTNREIAERLFLAEKTVKNYVSRLLAKLGMQRRTQAAVLATELRNERGKPTS; encoded by the coding sequence ATGACCCGCGTGTTTCTCGTCGACGATCACGAGATCGTGCGGCGCGGCCTGGTGGATCTGCTGAGCAGCGTGCCCGACTTCACCGTCGTCGGTGAGGCCGCCTCGGTGGGGGAGGCCCTGGCCCGCGTGCCCGAGAGCGGCGCCGACGTCGCGGTGCTCGACGTGCGGCTTCCCGACGGCAACGGGGTCGAACTGTGCCGCGAGCTGCGTACCCGCATGCCGGGTCTGCGCGCCCTGATGCTCACCTCCTACGCCGACGACGAGGCACTCTTCGACGCGATCATGGCGGGTGCCTCGGGGTTCGTGCTCAAGCAGATTCTCGGCACCGACCTCGTCTCGGCGATCCGCACCGTCGGCGAGGGCGGCTCGCTGCTCGACAGCCGTGCCACCGCCGCCCTCATGGAGCGGATCCGGGCGTCGCGCACGGCCGATCCGCTTGCCGAGCTGTCGGAACAGGAACGCGCCGTCTTCGAACTCATCGGTGAGGGCCTGACCAACCGGGAGATCGCCGAGCGGCTGTTCCTTGCGGAGAAGACCGTGAAGAACTACGTCTCGCGGCTGCTGGCGAAGCTCGGCATGCAGCGCCGCACGCAGGCTGCGGTGCTCGCCACCGAGCTGCGCAACGAGCGCGGCAAGCCGACGTCCTGA
- a CDS encoding sensor histidine kinase: protein MIEPTDVAIDTLLAELRDRLDDSVDAPTTLRGLLEAVLVVGSGLELDSMLQRIVTAATALLDARYGALGVRAADGGLSEFVYVGINPTQREVMGHLPEGRGILGLLINDPRPVRLADLSKHPASIGFPPNHPPMKSFLGTPIMVRGKVFGSIYLTEKLGAPEFTEEDEVILKVLAMSAGVAVENARLFEGSLARERWLTAMASINSRLLMGGSVDETLSMLTGQVRELARCAGAYVVLVEGHQGRLQAASPAIPCGKDKRFDLTGSPVLKALKSRQPMHLDTLEGLPPTEQGDEGHAVVLPLSATSTVTGVLVATREAGTEPWDDEDVARFESMANLAAVALEFAEQQRKKRLLDVLADRDRIAQDLHDNVIQRLFATGMSLQSATAEGAGTERVVEVIRHAIEQLDRTVREIRTTIFDLHTTGAAASNSLRRRLLDVVGDLSIHSSVAPNVQFVGPIDTLVPMRIHPHAEAVLREGLSNALRHSQSDNISVSVSVQDDFRIEILDDGTGLPDTPRRSGLANLERRAVQCGGSCEIGLAHPRGTRVLWTVPL from the coding sequence ATGATCGAACCCACCGACGTCGCCATCGACACGCTGCTCGCCGAGCTCCGCGACCGGCTCGACGACTCCGTCGACGCCCCGACGACCCTGCGCGGACTGCTCGAAGCGGTGCTCGTCGTGGGATCGGGTCTCGAACTCGATTCCATGCTCCAGCGCATCGTCACCGCCGCGACCGCTCTCCTCGACGCCCGCTACGGCGCGCTCGGCGTGCGCGCCGCCGACGGTGGTCTGTCGGAGTTCGTGTACGTCGGGATCAACCCGACACAGCGCGAGGTGATGGGCCATCTGCCCGAGGGCCGGGGCATCCTCGGTCTGCTCATCAACGATCCCCGGCCGGTCCGCCTCGCCGACCTGTCGAAGCATCCCGCCTCCATCGGATTCCCGCCCAACCACCCGCCCATGAAAAGTTTCCTTGGAACTCCGATCATGGTGCGCGGCAAGGTCTTCGGCAGCATCTATCTCACCGAGAAGCTGGGCGCACCCGAGTTCACCGAGGAGGACGAGGTGATCCTCAAGGTCCTCGCGATGTCCGCCGGTGTGGCCGTCGAGAACGCGCGCCTGTTCGAGGGCTCCCTCGCCCGCGAGAGATGGCTCACCGCAATGGCATCCATCAACTCGCGGTTGCTGATGGGTGGGTCGGTGGACGAGACGCTGTCGATGCTCACCGGCCAGGTCCGTGAACTCGCCCGGTGTGCGGGTGCCTATGTGGTGCTCGTCGAGGGTCATCAGGGCCGCCTGCAGGCCGCGTCCCCCGCGATCCCGTGCGGGAAGGACAAGCGTTTCGATCTCACCGGATCGCCTGTGCTCAAAGCACTCAAGAGCCGGCAGCCGATGCACCTCGATACGCTCGAGGGACTGCCGCCGACGGAACAGGGCGACGAGGGCCACGCGGTGGTGCTGCCACTGTCGGCGACGTCGACCGTCACGGGCGTGCTCGTCGCGACCCGCGAGGCCGGTACCGAACCGTGGGACGACGAGGACGTGGCCCGCTTCGAATCCATGGCCAACCTCGCGGCCGTGGCCCTCGAGTTCGCCGAACAGCAACGCAAGAAGCGGTTGCTCGACGTGCTGGCCGATCGTGACCGTATCGCACAGGACCTGCACGACAACGTCATCCAGCGTCTGTTCGCCACCGGCATGAGTCTGCAGAGTGCGACGGCGGAAGGTGCGGGTACCGAACGTGTCGTGGAGGTGATCCGCCACGCGATCGAGCAGCTCGACCGGACGGTGCGCGAGATCCGCACGACCATCTTCGATCTGCACACCACCGGCGCGGCGGCGTCGAACAGTCTGCGCCGGAGACTGCTGGATGTCGTGGGCGACCTGAGCATCCACTCCTCGGTGGCACCCAACGTGCAGTTCGTCGGCCCCATCGACACGTTGGTGCCGATGCGGATCCATCCGCACGCCGAGGCCGTGCTCCGCGAGGGGCTGAGCAACGCGCTGCGCCATTCCCAGTCCGACAACATCTCGGTGTCGGTCTCGGTTCAGGACGACTTCCGGATCGAGATCCTCGACGACGGCACGGGTCTGCCCGACACGCCTCGCCGCAGCGGGCTGGCGAACCTCGAGCGGCGCGCCGTGCAGTGCGGCGGGTCGTGCGAGATCGGCCTGGCCCACCCGCGCGGCACCCGGGTGCTGTGGACGGTCCCGCTCTGA
- a CDS encoding alpha/beta hydrolase family protein produces MSVEPLDTGTVTGHLHLPEGSPRGAVALTHGAGGNCDARILQLMCSRFADAGFLALRYDLPFRRRKPKGPPQPSRAAEDREGVAAAAAELRDRVSGPLLLGGVSYGGRQTSMLAADEPGIADALVLLSYPLHSPGKPEKLRTEHLPKISVPTVFVHGDRDPFGTFDELREALDLLPAATTLVEVTGAAHDLSRAKTDPSESAVSAALHLLEEKNS; encoded by the coding sequence GTGAGTGTCGAACCGCTGGACACCGGCACCGTGACCGGTCACCTGCATCTTCCCGAGGGCAGCCCGCGGGGTGCCGTCGCGTTGACGCACGGCGCCGGCGGCAACTGCGACGCCCGGATCCTGCAGCTGATGTGTTCCCGGTTCGCCGACGCCGGCTTCCTCGCTCTGCGTTACGACCTGCCGTTCCGCCGTCGCAAACCCAAGGGACCCCCGCAGCCGTCCCGCGCCGCGGAGGACCGTGAGGGTGTGGCCGCCGCGGCCGCGGAGCTGCGCGACCGCGTGTCCGGGCCGCTGTTGCTCGGCGGCGTCTCCTACGGCGGCCGGCAGACGTCGATGCTCGCGGCCGACGAACCCGGCATCGCCGACGCCCTCGTCCTGCTGTCCTATCCCCTCCATTCGCCGGGCAAGCCGGAGAAGCTGCGCACCGAGCACCTGCCGAAGATCTCGGTGCCCACGGTGTTCGTCCACGGCGACCGCGACCCCTTCGGTACCTTCGACGAACTGCGGGAGGCACTCGATCTTCTGCCCGCGGCCACGACCCTCGTCGAGGTCACCGGGGCCGCACACGACCTGAGCCGCGCGAAGACGGATCCCTCGGAATCCGCCGTGTCCGCCGCGCTGCACCTGCTGGAAGAGAAGAACTCATGA
- a CDS encoding DUF2243 domain-containing protein translates to MTGATRPRDTRDGISVRHSAISGALLGVALMAAIDEIVFHQILGWHHFYDRSTPAVGLASDGLLHTAELLVLVAGFALLADVRRRHALAVRHFWAALLMGAGAFQLFDGLVNHKVFRVHQIRYDVDVWPYDLAWIAGALVLLVAGAFLWWSARRNVRTTGLSDG, encoded by the coding sequence ATGACCGGAGCGACACGACCCCGAGACACCCGCGACGGAATCTCGGTGCGGCACTCCGCGATCAGCGGTGCCCTCCTCGGTGTGGCGCTCATGGCCGCGATCGACGAGATCGTCTTCCACCAGATTCTCGGCTGGCACCATTTCTACGACCGCTCCACACCCGCGGTCGGTCTCGCCTCCGACGGTCTGCTGCACACGGCCGAGTTGCTCGTTCTCGTAGCGGGATTCGCGTTGCTCGCCGACGTGCGTCGCAGGCACGCCCTGGCGGTACGGCACTTCTGGGCGGCGCTGCTCATGGGAGCGGGCGCGTTCCAGTTGTTCGACGGACTGGTGAACCACAAGGTGTTCCGCGTCCACCAGATCCGCTACGACGTCGACGTGTGGCCCTACGACCTGGCCTGGATCGCAGGGGCTCTCGTGCTCCTCGTCGCCGGTGCATTCCTGTGGTGGTCGGCGCGACGGAACGTGCGCACCACCGGGCTCTCGGACGGATAG
- a CDS encoding cytochrome c oxidase assembly protein produces the protein MHDHPTHTGPGALALVVLLVAALGVALYLGAAVRLRRRGDAWPWWRDASVAAGAGAVAATAVVPLPGGPFTAHMAGHLLVGMVAPLLIVLGRPVTMLLRTVPVGGARTGLLTVLHSRPAALLTAPAVAAVLDMGGLWVLYRTPLFAAMHDDTLVAAVVHLHVFAAGMLFTIAICRLDPLRRRYGLPHLAVVLLVAGAVHAVLAKTLYAQSPPGTMFAASDLQAGAQLMYYGGDAVGVALAVVLAVRWYGEMGRARARAVTVGRARPAA, from the coding sequence GTGCACGATCATCCGACGCACACGGGACCGGGAGCACTCGCCCTCGTCGTCCTGCTGGTGGCGGCTCTGGGGGTCGCGCTGTACCTCGGGGCGGCCGTGCGGCTGCGTCGCCGTGGCGACGCGTGGCCGTGGTGGCGTGATGCGAGTGTCGCTGCGGGTGCCGGCGCCGTCGCTGCCACGGCGGTAGTTCCTCTGCCCGGTGGGCCGTTCACCGCGCACATGGCCGGGCATCTGCTCGTCGGCATGGTCGCGCCCCTGCTGATCGTGCTGGGGCGGCCGGTGACCATGTTGCTGAGGACCGTCCCGGTGGGAGGCGCACGCACGGGCCTGCTCACCGTGCTGCATTCGCGGCCGGCCGCACTGCTCACGGCGCCGGCGGTCGCGGCCGTGCTGGACATGGGTGGGCTGTGGGTGCTCTACCGGACGCCGCTGTTCGCTGCGATGCACGACGACACGCTCGTCGCGGCCGTGGTCCACCTGCACGTCTTCGCCGCCGGGATGCTGTTCACCATCGCGATCTGCCGGCTCGATCCTCTCCGCCGCAGGTACGGTCTCCCGCATCTCGCGGTGGTGTTGCTCGTGGCCGGCGCGGTCCACGCGGTGCTGGCGAAGACGCTGTACGCGCAGTCACCTCCCGGCACGATGTTCGCCGCGTCCGATCTGCAGGCGGGTGCCCAGCTGATGTACTACGGCGGCGACGCGGTCGGTGTGGCCCTGGCCGTCGTGCTCGCCGTCCGCTGGTACGGCGAGATGGGGCGTGCCCGCGCGCGGGCGGTCACCGTCGGTCGCGCTCGACCGGCCGCATGA